A window from Capricornis sumatraensis isolate serow.1 chromosome 5, serow.2, whole genome shotgun sequence encodes these proteins:
- the MYO1G gene encoding unconventional myosin-Ig codes for MEDDEGPECGKPDFVLLDQVTMEDFMENLKLRFEKGRIYTYIGEVLVSVNPYQELPLYGPEAIARYQGRELYERPPHLYAVANAAYRAMKRRSRDTCIVISGESGAGKTEASKHIMQYIAAVTNPSQRAEVERVKDVLLKSTCVLEAFGNARTNRNHNSSRFGKYMDINFDFKGDPVGGHIHSYLLEKSRVLKQHVGERNFHAFYQVLRGCEDEELQELHLQRNPAVYNFTRQGAGLNVLDTDEKSHHQAVTEAMRVIGFSPEEVASVHRILAAILHLGNIEFVELEENNLEQGHLAVTEEVLVDHVAELTATPRELVLRCLLARTVASGGREVIEKGHTAAEASYARDACAKAVYQRLFEWVVDRINHVMEPRDRDPRRDGKDTVIGVLDIYGFEVFPVNSFEQFCINYCNEKLQQLFIQLILKQEQEEYEREGIAWQTVEYFNNATIVDLVERPHRGILAVLDEACSTAGPITDRIFLQTLDTHHRHHPHYTSRQLCPTDKTMEFGRDFRIKHYAGDVTYSVEGFIDKNRDFLFQDFKRLLYNSTDPTLRAMWPDGQQDITEVTKRPLTAGTLFKNSMVALVENLASKEPFYVRCIKPNEDKVAGKLDEGHCRHQVAYLGLLENVRVRRAGFASRQPYPRFLLRYKMTCEYTWPNHLLGSDKAAVGALLEQHGLQGDVAFGHSKLFIRSPRTLVTLEQSRACLIPIIVLLLQKAWRGTLARRRCRRLRAIYTIMRWFRRHKVRAHLTELQRRFQAARQPPHYGRDLVWPPPPTVLQPFQDICQALFSRWRARQLVKNIPPSDMAQIKAKVAAMAALQELRQDWGCRRAWARDYLSSPTDNPTASGLFAQRLKTLREKDGFGAVLFSSHVRKVNRFSKSRDRALLLTDRHLYKLEPGRQYRVMRAVPLDAVTGLSVTSGRDQLVVLHARGYDDLVVCLHRSQPPLDNRIGELVGVLAAHCQGEGRALEVRVSDCIPLTQRGARRLVSVEHRSEQPEPDFRCSRGTFTLLWPSC; via the exons ATGGAGGACGATGAAGGCCCTGAGTGCGGCAAACCCGACTTTGTGCTTTTGGACCAAGTGACCATGGAAGACTTCATGGAGAATCTGAAACTCAG GTTCGAGAAGGGCCGCATCTACACATACATCGGTGAGGTGCTGGTGTCCGTAAACCCCTACCAGGAGCTGCCCCTGTACGGGCCGGAAGCCATCGCCAGGTACCAGGGCCGCGAGCTCTATGAGAGGCCACCCCATCTGTATGCTGTGGCCAACGCCGCCTACAGAGCAATGAAGCGCCGGTCCAGGGACACCTGCATTGTTATTTCAG GCGAGAGTGGGGCAGGGAAGACAGAAGCCAGCAAGCACATCATGCAATACATCGCAGCCGTTACCAACCCAAGCCAGCGGGCTGAGGTGGAGag GGTCAAGGACGTGCTGCTCAAGTCCACATGCGTGCTGGAGGCCTTTGGCAATGCCCGCACCAACCGCAACCACAACTCTAGCCGCTTTGGCAAGTACATGGACATCAACTTTGACTTCAAAGGAGACCCCGTCGGGGGACACATCCACAGCTACCTGCTGGAGAAG TCTCGGGTCCTTAAGCAGCACGTAGGCGAAAGGAACTTCCACGCCTTCTATCAG GTGCTGCGGGGCTGTGAGGATGAGGAGCTGCAAGAACTGCACCTGCAGAGAAACCCCGCAGTGTATAATTTCACCCGCCAGGGGGCAGGGCTCAAT GTCCTGGACACTGACGAGAAGAGCCACCACCAGGCGGTGACGGAGGCCATGCGGGTGATCGGCTTCAGTCCTGAGGAGGTGGCCTCTGTGCACCGGATCCTGGCCGCTATACTGCACCTG GGAAATATTGAGTTCGTGGAGCTAGAGGAGAACAACCTGGAGCAGGGGCACCTGGCGGTGACCGAGGAAGTGCTGGTGGACCACGTGGCTGAGCTGACGGCCACACCCCGGGAGCTAGTGCTGCGCTGCCTACTAGCTCGCACTGTGGCCTCCGGAGGCAGGGAGGTCATTGAGAAGGGCCACACTGCGGCCGAGGCCAGCTATGCCCGGGACGCCTGTGCCAAG GCAGTGTACCAGCGACTATTTGAGTGGGTGGTGGACCGGATTAATCATGTCATGGAACCCCGGGACCGGGACCCCCGGCGTGATGGCAAGGACACAGTCATTGGTGTGCTGGACATCTATGGCTTTGAGGTGTTCCCCGTCAATAG ctTCGAGCAGTTCTGCATCAATTACTGTAATGAGAAGCTGCAGCAGCTCTTCATCCAGCTCATCCTGAAGCAGGAGCAGGAGGAATACGAGCGGGAGGGCATCGCCTGGCAGACC GTGGAGTACTTCAACAATGCCACCATCGTGGACCTGGTGGAGCGACCCCACCGGGGCATCCTGGCGGTGCTGGATGAGGCCTGCAGCACTGCGGGCCCCATCACCGACCGGATCTTCCTGCAGACCCTGGACAcacaccaccgccaccacccaCACTATACCAGCCGCCAG CTCTGCCCCACAGACAAGACCATGGAGTTTGGCCGAGACTTCCGGATCAAGCACTATGCAGGGGATGTCAC gtaCTCTGTGGAGGGCTTCATTGATAAGAACAGAGACTTCCTCTTCCAGGACTTCAAGCGGCTGCTGTACAACAG CACGGATCCCACCCTGCGGGCCATGTGGCCAGATGGGCAGCAGGACATCACAGAGGTGACCAAGCGTCCCCTGACAGCCGGCACACTCTTCAAGAACTCCATGGTGGCCCTGGTGGAAAACCTGGCCTCCAAG GAGCCCTTCTACGTCCGCTGCATCAAGCCCAATGAGGACAAGGTGGCCGGGAAGCTGGACGAGGGCCACTGTCGCCACCAGGTCGCATACCTGGGGCTGCTGGAGAACGTGAGGGTCCGCAGGGCAGGCTTCGCTTCCCGCCAGCCCTATCCTCGATTCCTGCTCAG GTACAAGATGACATGTGAGTACACGTGGCCGAATCACCTCCTGGGCTCGGATAAGGCGGCTGTGGGCGCTCTCCTGGAGCAGCACGGGCTGCAGGGGGACGTGGCCTTTGGCCACAGCAAGCTCTTCATCCGTTCGCCCCGGACACTGGTCACTCTGGAGCAGAGCCGCGCCTGTCTCATCCCCATCATCGTGCTGCTGCTGCAGAAG GCATGGCGGGGCACGCTGGCCAGGAGGCGCTGCCGGCGACTGAGGGCCATCTACACCATCATGCGCTGGTTCCGGAGGCACAAGGTGCGTGCTCACCTGACAGAGCTGCAGCGGCGATTCCAGGCTGCGCGGCAGCCCCCGCACTATGGCCGTGACCTTGTCTGGCCCCCACCGCCCACCGTGCTGCAGCCGTTCCAGGACATCTGCCAGGCCCTCTTCTCCAG GTGGCGGGCCCGGCAGCTGGTGAAGAACATCCCCCCTTCGGACATGGCTCAGATCAAGGCCAAGGTGGCCGCCATGGCAGCCCTGCAGGAGCTACGGCAGGACTGGGGCTGCCGGCGGGCCTGGGCCCGGGACTACTTGTCCTCC CCCACAGACAACCCCACAGCCTCAGGCCTGTTTGCTCAGCGACTGAAGACGCTTCGGGAAAAAGACGGCTTTGGGGCCGTGCTCTTCTCCAGCCACGTCAGAAAG GTGAATCGCTTCAGCAAAAGCCGGGACCGGGCACTGTTGCTCACAGATCGGCACCTCTACAAGCTGGAGCCAGGCCGGCAGTACCGGGTGATGCGGGCCGTGCCCCTGGACGCG GTGACCGGGCTGAGCGTGACCAGCGGGCGGGACCAGCTGGTGGTGCTGCACGCGCGGGGCTATGATGACCTGGTGGTGTGTCTGCACCGCTCCCAGCCGCCACTGGACAACCGCATCGGGGAGCTGGTGGGGGTGCTGGCCGCACACTGCCAAGG GGAGGGACGGGCCCTGGAGGTCCGCGTGTCCGATTGCATCCCCCTCACCCAGCGCGGGGCCCGGCGCCTGGTATCCGTGGAGCACAGATCAGAGCAGCCAGAGCCGGATTTCCGCTGCAGCCGTGGTACCTTCACCCTCCTGTGGCCAAGCTGCTGA